The Acidobacteriota bacterium genome has a segment encoding these proteins:
- a CDS encoding chlorite dismutase family protein translates to MPIELVNKQRDAAEQSGLRLVDDSVESRTSAQIEKQFVSFLFLKADADWRKLDGGRKSELSQEFISVFDDFRDDFLVFPYSLVGFDSKADLMFWRIGRSMDRLQEMTAKMNRTGLGSHLITAAAYLGVTKKRVFVSESTEDRFHVNAGEKAYHFFYPCAKGREWYEKPAEEREALIEDGMMVGRRFPNIKIHMTHGLGFGEYEYLFSFETDEPKDFVALAEELRSAGEVERNLGGSHIFTCRKRPLAECIEALG, encoded by the coding sequence GTGCCGATAGAATTGGTCAACAAACAACGTGACGCGGCCGAACAAAGCGGGCTTCGGCTTGTTGACGATTCTGTCGAATCGCGGACCTCGGCACAGATAGAAAAGCAGTTCGTCAGCTTTCTTTTCCTCAAGGCCGATGCGGACTGGAGAAAGCTGGACGGCGGGCGAAAAAGTGAGCTTTCGCAGGAGTTCATCTCGGTCTTTGATGATTTCAGAGACGATTTTCTCGTATTTCCGTATTCCTTGGTCGGGTTCGATTCAAAAGCCGACCTGATGTTCTGGCGGATAGGCCGCTCCATGGACCGGCTTCAGGAAATGACCGCAAAGATGAACCGTACGGGGCTCGGGAGCCATCTGATAACCGCTGCCGCTTACTTGGGCGTCACGAAAAAGCGGGTTTTTGTCAGCGAAAGCACCGAGGATCGGTTTCATGTGAACGCCGGCGAGAAGGCATACCATTTCTTTTACCCCTGCGCGAAAGGCCGGGAATGGTATGAGAAACCGGCCGAGGAACGCGAAGCCTTGATTGAGGACGGTATGATGGTCGGCCGGCGTTTCCCGAACATTAAGATACACATGACGCACGGTCTGGGCTTTGGCGAGTACGAGTATCTGTTCTCGTTCGAAACGGATGAGCCGAAGGACTTCGTGGCGTTGGCCGAGGAACTTCGCTCGGCCGGAGAGGTCGAACGCAACCTAGGCGGTTCGCATATATTCACGTGCCGGAAGCGACCGCTCGCGGAATGCATCGAGGCACTTGGCTGA